One Rhododendron vialii isolate Sample 1 chromosome 2a, ASM3025357v1 genomic region harbors:
- the LOC131317319 gene encoding protein FAR1-RELATED SEQUENCE 3-like, whose protein sequence is MRNYVDGHDANMLKELFETEKEKNQGFTYTIEEDDEHRLTQCFWADATSRKSYQYFGDMVVFDTTYNTNKYCLMFAPLLGVNHHGQTTLFGCAFLSDEKSESFEWLFKEFLKAMPGPLPKMIITDQDPKIGALAYKEHYEEFKKCIWNFESPEEFDATWAYVVRKSNLSTHQWLQSMYEICGRWVPAYTRHIFSAHMTSSQRAKISHAFFKRYLSDNNSMYEFVTRFERALARLRHNELDLDHKDMNEKPVLKTSWSMEKKMSELYTLHSFKKFQEEIF, encoded by the exons ATGAGGAACTATGTAGATGGACATGACGCCAACATGTTGAAAGAGCTTTTTGagactgaaaaagaaaagaatcaaggTTTTACGTATACAATCGAGGAAGATGATGAGCACAGACTAACCCAATGTTTTTGGGCCGATGCAACCTCTAGGAAGTCATACCAGTATTTCGGGGACATGGTGGTATTCGATACTACATACAACACAAACAAATATTGCTTGATGTTTGCACCTTTATTAGGGGTTAACCACCACGGGCAGACAACGCTTTTTGGGTGTGCCTTCTTAAGTGACGAAAAAAGTGAATCTTTTGAGTGGCTTTTCAAGGAATTTTTGAAAGCGATGCCTGGACCACTGcccaaaatgatcataactgatCAAGATCCG AAAATAGGTGCATTGGCATACAAAGAACATTATGAAGAGTTCAAGAAATGTATTTGGAATTTCGAGAGCCCTGAAGAGTTTGACGCAACATGGGCATATGTTGTAAGAAAATCAAACTTGTCCACCCATCAATGGTTGCAATCCATGTACGAAATTTGTGGCAGATGGGTTCCTGCATATACGAGACACATTTTCTCTGCTCACATGACAAGTAGTCAAAGGGCTAAAATTTCTCATGCATTCTTCAAGAGGTATTTGTCTGACAATAATTCAATGTATGAATTTGTGACACGGTTCGAAAGGGCTCTTGCACGTCTACGACATAATGAATTAGATTTGGACCACAAAGATATGAATGAGAAGCCAGTCCTGAAAACCTCATGGTcgatggaaaagaaaatgagtgaGTTATACACACTCCATTCATTTAAGAAATTTCAGGAGGAAATATTTTAG
- the LOC131317321 gene encoding protein FAR1-RELATED SEQUENCE 1-like: MWKVHREEREGSRGRELLVDKSSNCVSCSCQMFKFDGIPCWHLLANLSLMQIRELPSTYILQRWTKTVKAGRVFDDLGSHQKEICGSSLLVRRQGIFQLACTVLDDAILDEEGTEIVREVLLSSQKKIAFMRGSCQDGSTSSIQLPISFGSQHGLKEPLKVRAKGCGKRLKGGKEKAVKKSRKCHGCGLLGQSHDKRNCPKLMNMSSQDARLYDNDDDNFADECKCLLKNYMGLRVFLRMLSAVAVAVAVVVAVGSHAITEVVLDVMTDFCNSSKLQIAYDEYGYFSGSGFMSQVKNMCIRNAGICSITIYFGMNNKHRF, encoded by the exons ATGTGGAAGGTTCATAGGGAAGAAAGGGAAGGTTCGAGAGGTCGTGAGTTGTTGGTAGACAAGTCATCGAACTGTGTGAGTTGTAGTTGTCAGATGTTTAAATTCGACGGAATTCCATGTTGGCACTTGTTGGCGAACTTGTCTTTAATGCAGATTAGGGAACTCCCTAGCACATACATTTTGCAAAGGTGGACTAAAACTGTAAAAGCAGGCAGAGTTTTTGATGACTTGGGCAGTCATCAAAAAGAAATATGTGGCAGTTCACTTTTGGTGAGGCGACAGGGTATCTTTCAACTTGCTTGTACAGTTCTTGATGACGCTATATTAGATGAAGAAGGAACTGAAATTGTGCGAGAAGTGTTGCTATCTAGTCAAAAGAAGATTGCATTCATGAGGGGTTCTTGTCAAGATGGTTCAACGAGTTCTATCCAATTGCCTATTTCTTTCGGAAGCCAACATGGTTTGAAAGAACCACTGAAAGTTAGGGCAAAGGGTTGTGGTAAGCGTTTGAAAGGAGGAAAAGAGAAGGCCGTCAAGAAAAGTAGGAAATGTCATGGGTGTGGGTTATTGGGGCAGTCGcatgacaaaagaaattgtCCGAAGCTTATGAACAT gtctTCACAAGATGCTAGGTTGTATGACAACGACGACGACAATTTTGCCGATGAATGTAAGTGTTTGCTTAA GAACTATATGGGTTTGCGG GTGTTTTTGAGGATGTTGTCTGctgttgctgttgctgttgctgttgttgttgctgttggTTCTCATGCTATTACTGAAGTGGTTCTGGATGTTAtgacagatttttgt AATTCATCTAAGTTGCAAATTGCATATGATGAATATGGTTACTTCTCGGGCAGTGGCTTTATGAGTCAAGTTAAAAACATGTGCATAAGGAATGCTGGAATTTGCTCTATAACCATATATTTTGGCATGAACAATAAACATAGATTTTGA